The sequence AACGACAGAACCTTGGTTTAGCTGTAGTAAATTGCGGATACTAATAAAACTGCGGCCCACTTCCATTGAAATGGTCACCGGAATATCCAAAATCGTATCTAATTTAGCAGCATCTGCTTTACTAATAGGCTGAGAGTCATCAACGAGCTCATCCAGCGCAACAGCATTTGCCTCCTCTAAAGCCTGCTCCGCCATCGCGGCAGCCCAATCATCGCCCGTATCTTCTGTGCTCATCTTGCTTCACCTTATAATTCAGATATATCTCTAGCTTTGCCTTTGCGCGTCACTAATTGGAGTTCAGTTTTTACTGTTTCTGGACGGGGTATTTTTTCATATATTTTGAGCGCTAAATTATCGCGAGAACGCCCCATTTTACAGCGGTAAGTCGGTAGGTCTTCGATTTTCATCATGATATATTCAGGCAATTCAACTGGAATAATATCACCGGCTTTAAAGTTCATTACATCTTTGAGCGTTAACTCATGCTCAACAACGCATGCATCGAATCCCACTTTTACATCCATGATTTCATCATGTAATGCCTGTGACCAGCGCATATCCGTATCTTGCTTATCACTTTGCACCCCTGCATCCAACAACTCTCGAATAGGTTCGATCATGGAGTACGGCATAGTAATGTGAAAATCCCCGCCGCCGCCGTCCACCTCAATATGGAAGGAGTTTATCACCACCACTTCGGTTGGACTGACAATATTCGCCATGGCAGGGTTAACTTCAGAGTCAAGATAGTCGAATTCGACATCCATGACTGGAGCCCAAGCATCTTTATAATCTTCAAAGATAATTTTTAAAAGAAGCTGTACAATCCGCCGCTCAGTAGGGGTAAACTCACGCCCTTCAATCTTGGCATGGAACCGGCCATCACCGCCAAAAAAGTTATCCACAAGGATAAACACTAAGCGAGCTTCCATGGTGATAAGTGCAGTCCCTTTGAGTGGACTAAAACGTACCATGTTTAGACTGGTTGGGACGAATAAGGTATGTACGTACTCACCAAACTTGAGCATCTGTACGCCATTGATCGACACTTCAGCCGCACGGCGCATCATATTGAACATGCTAATACGTAGATGACGCGCAAATCGCTCGTTAACAATTTCGAGTGTGGGCATGCGCCCACGTACAATACGATCTTGGGATGAAAAGTCGTAGGATCGCGCATCTTGGCTAGCAGCATCAAGATCATCATCGTCATCGACGTCATCAACCCCATGCAGTAGCGCATCAATTTCGTCTTGGCTTAATAAATCACTCACTATATTGCCTTAGCCTCTTTAGGGTACTGAAATTACGGGTTATTGCATCACAAAACCGGTGAATAGCACTTTTTCGACCACTTTACGTCCCGTTACGGATTGCAGTGTATTTTGAACACTAAGAAGTGCTAATTGACGAGCTTCATCCTTACCTGCTTGAGTGCTTAACTTTTGCACATCTGAACTGCTAAAAGTTGTCAGGAGAGCATCTTCAATGAGCGGAATATGTTTTTGTATCAGGACCTCATCATCGGAACCTCGGACCATCAGCTGTACTTTAATTTCGACTAAACGAGCCCGATCTGGCCCGGGTAAATTAAAGAGAAAAGGACGAGGCATGGGCACATAAGAGGCGACCAGTTTATCATTTGAAGGTGTTTCAACCACAGCCTCTACAGCTTCAGAGGATGACTCATCTGAACTGCCGAGAAAAAACCATAATGCACCACCAATCAATAGTGCAACGAGTACACCGATACCAATAAAAATAAAAAGTTTTTTCTTACTTTTAGGCGTATCAGTATTTTCAAGTTCTAACGATTCTTCGTTGGCCATTCACTGTGCTCTTCAATTTAGACTTAAGTCTTTACATTTTATGCATCATATCAAAATGTAACAATGCTATTTAATCCTATAGGTTACCTGCTTAAGCGTAATAATCTATACCAGAATGCAGACTAGTAGTTTGATTTAAACCTAAATCCAGTTCTTCTGCTGAGAATTCATCCAAATTTGTGCTCCCAGAACCGTTACTTTCGCCAAAACCACCATCGCGACCTTGTTCTTGCTCACCTTGTGATACATGACTATCTGCGAGTTGCATTCCTTGCTCTTGCAATAATTCACGTAATCGAGGGATAGCTTGCTCAACCATGTCACGGGTTTGAGATTGAGTCACATGAAACTGTACTTGGGTTTGATCGCCGTGCACTTGGATTTTGACCGTCATATGGCCAAGCTCAGGTGGATCAAGACGAATTTCAGCGTGTTGGATACCATTACTCACCATCGTAATGAGCTGTTGTTTCATCACCGGAGAAAATCGTTGGATCATCTCCTGCATCTGATTTGGCGTTTCAACGCCTTGACGCAGTGAAAGTTGAATTTGCGGGATATCTTGACGATTCACTTGCGGTTGAGTAGGTGATGTTGTCACTGAAACGGGTTTAAACTCAGAGGCGACTTCGTCATCAAGATTAAATGCCGTCGGTGAACTTGATTCTAATGTAACAGCTAACTTGGCATCTTTAAGTTGTACGTTTGTCGCAAGCCGTTCTGATCCATCTAGCTCAATGTTTTTCGGAGTTGCCACATCCTCCGCAGTCCCTAATGTATTTAAGGCTGCAGTGGTTGCACTAACAAAAGATTCCTTCTTTGTACCATCAATACTGTTTGTATCTTTTAGACCCGTTGTAAAAGCATTTTGTTGGGCAATAGACGACTTATCTGCAGAAAAAGACCTGATACTATCATTTTCTCCCATAATAGGTTGAGCATCTACTATCCCTTGTTTCTGTTGTTTAGCGGCTTCTTGGCTAACCAATTCGACCGTGCTTTCTTCAACCAATACGCTCTGCTCTGGCAGTTCCCCATTGTTTTGTGACGCAATAGCTCCATCTAGCATGGCTGGCGTTGATAGGGGTAAAGCCAAATTAATGTCGGGTAAGTTAGTGGCATCAGCCTCAGCAATCAAAGCTACACCCGATTCATCCGTATCTGACGAATCAACTAATAACTCGGCTAATTTATCTAACTCAGAGGAAAAACAACTCTCAGCTTCAACGGCAGAAGTACCAATATCCAGATCCATTTCCTGCAGTAGCGGCAATTTGTCGCCCTCTGCGGCCGTTTTTTTCATTTCGTTTGCCATGCTAATCTGGGCAAAAATCAAACTCACATCATCCTCTTCATCTTGGGATATATCATTGGAGGATGCTGATTTAGTCAGTTCAATCGCGCGTTCTTGAGACGTTGAAGGCTTTTGGGTAGATGAGGAAACACTGTTAACAGAGGCTAAAGCTGCAGAAAAATCTTCACTACGCGTTTCTGGAGTCGATGCTTTACCTGCGCTTGCATTATTATTTGCCGCTTTTGGTAATAATATATTCGTCATTTGTTGCATATCGGCTCCCAAACCACCCCAGTTAAACTCAACAGTAACGGAGTAAAACGTCAATTTATGCTGTAAAAGCAATGTTGTGTATGAAATTAAGCAAATAAAATGCCAACATGAAAGTTATGTGATAGTTAACAAGATTTACGAAAGCGCGTATCGGCGCAAATACAGACTATTTATGTCGGCGGTAAAACTGTTGAGATGCAAACTCATCGGTCATTTTCTGCTCTCTTTTCAATTCTAATGCATCGCGTTTTTTCGCTTTATTAGCGAGAAGCAGTTCAACTGCCTTGCGCTTCTTTTGTTTTTCTAGCCAATGGTGCTGACGATACTCTTTTTGCTTTTCGCCATCAGCCACCACCCGGTTTTGTTGGGCTATGGCATCATCAATCTGACGAATAAAACGATGAAATTGGTGATAATGACTTGCGCTAATCGCTTGACCTTGCTGAGACTGCATTTGCTTCATGTAATCTAAACGATAGTTGTTTAAGGCATTGAGCTGATGTTGGCGTTTTTGACATTCTAATTGGGCCGATTTCAGTAAGAGCGAGGCTTGCTCTTCAGCATCAAGCGCTAAATTAAGTACCAGTAATAAGGGATCTGCATTCGCCATCATGGCCTCGGTTATTTACACTGTGCAGCAAGTTGAGCCAGCATCGATTGACTATCTGCAAAGCTAAAGGCATCACGCATGGTTTGCCTTAAGAAGGCATTCATCGCCGGTTGCAGACGTATCGCATTATCGATCCGAGGATCACTACCTTGGGCATAGGCCCCGATAGAAATCAAATCCCGATTCTGTTGATATAAAGAATAGGTTTGCTTTACACGACGCATCGCTTCTAAATGCTCATTAGAAATAACCATCGGAGCAACACGGCTAATTGATGCTTCAATATCAATCGCGGGATAGTGCCCCGAATCAGCCAGAGCACGCGATAATACGATATGGCCATCCAGAATCGCTCTTGATGCATCGGCAATCGGATCTTGTTGATCATCGCCTTCGGTCAATACGGTATAAAACGCCGTAATAGATCCCTGTCCAGGACCACCATTACCCGCACGTTCGACAAGACGGGGCAATTTAGCAAATACTGATGGTGGATAACCTTTTGTTGCAGGCGGCTCCCCCACCACTAAAGCGATTTCCCGCTGCGCTTGGGCATATCGAGTCAAGCTATCCATCAATAACAACACGTTATAGCCTAAATCACGGAAATACTCAGCGATACGCGTTGACGTTTCACAGGCGCGAAGGCGCATTAAGGGTGAGGTATCCGCCGGAGCCGCAATAACAACGGAGCGAGCTCGCCCCTTTTCACCCAAAATTTCTTCAATAAATTCTTTAACTTCTCGTCCCCGTTCACCAACCAACCCCACCACAATAATATCTGCAGTAGTACCACGGGTCATCATACCCAGAAGCACACTTTTACCGACACCAGAGCCCGCAAAGAGTCCCATGCGCTGACCTTTACCAACGGTCAACATGGCATTAATCGCACGTACGCCAACATCAAGGGGTTCCGTTATTGCACGGCGAGATAAGGGATTAATGGCAGAATTATGTCTTGGTGCATATTGATCGGTTTGCAGCGCACCTAATCCATCAAGAGGAACACCATTTCCATCGAGTACACGGCCTAATAAAGATAAGCCTACTTTAAGCCCTGTTTGCTCTCCAAGTGGAATGACTCTCGCTCCAGGGAGTACACCTCGTAACTCTTCAATGGGCATAAGATAGAGTAACTCATCATCAAACCCGACCACCTCAGCCACTAAATCTCCCGCCATGGTTTCGATAGAACACAAACTACCAACAGGCGCACGGCAACCACTCGCCTCTAAAGTGAGACCAACAACCCGCACCAATTGCCCACTGGCAACGGCGCGAAAAGGAGGTACTTTATCAATATATTGGTGGAATTTACTCAGCAGCTGGTGTTGACGGTTTTGCATCTTGATCTCCATTCGTTTGGAGTGAATCAATATCTGACTCAGTTTGCATAAGTTCCGATCCCGCAGCATCCTGATTATGATGTGATATTCTTGCGGCATCTTCTGCGGCAAGTGCTTCCTGTCGTTGTTGCTGCTGTTGCGTTAAATGGGCATGTTGACTTCGTAGAGATTCAAATACTGCATCTATTCGCGATGGTAAACTTAAATCAACCAAGGAACGCTGACTACTAATAATGCACTCTCCAGGGCTTAGAGAGGGATCGACTTCGAGTTGCCATTGATTGCGCGCCAATTGAGCTGCGGAATATAGTTTCTCAACGAGGATAACGTCATCAGGGTGCAACCTAATAGTCACTGCTTGCTCTTTAATAGGTAAAGATTCAATACCAAGACGTAAAGCGGAAAGTATTTGTTCAGGATGGGTTTTTAACTCATGTCCAATAACAGATTTAGCCAGTGCCATCGCTAAGGTCATTAAAGATAACTCAATGTCGCCATCGAGAAGTTGTAAGGGTTTTTCAAACTGATTGAGTAACGATTCAAAACGATTGATTAAACCCTTTGCTTCTTCAAGACCCGTTTCTAAGCCTTGTTCATGGCCCTGTGTAAAACCTTCTTGATGACCTTGCGCTAATCCTTCTAAACGTCCTTTTTCTAACCCCTCATTAAAACCTTGTGTTTTACCTTCACTAAAGCCTTCTTCTTCCGCTTGAGCTCGAATATGCTCAATTTCAGCCATTGTGGGAGGTGCGATAGCTTCTACCGTGACTGGTTTGATGTGCTTACCAGAGTAGCCAAACAAATTAGAGATGCTTTCATCCTCAACCTCTGTCACATCGGGTAGGTTCCAGTGACTAAATTCGATTTCACTGTCACTGACAATCTTATCCGACAATTTATTGTCACTCGGATTAGAGGAACTCATCGCCACCACCGCCGCCTAACATAATTTCACCGCTATCACTTAAACGACGAGCAATAGAGAGGATTTCTTTCTGTGCAACCTCCACTTCGCTGATACGAATAGGTCCCATAGCTTCAAGATCATCACGCAGTAACTCTGCGGCTCGCTTGGACATATTGCCTAACAGTTTTTCTTTAAGTTGATCGTCAGTTCCCTTAAGCGCCTTCAATAACACATCCTGTTGTACTTCACGCAACAGGATTTGAATACCACGGTCGTCCACATCGATAAGGTTTTCGAAGACAAACATGAGATCTTGGATTTGTTGCGCCATTTCTTCGTCGGATTCGCGCATAGTTTCCATCAATTGGCTTTCGATGCCCGTGTCTAAGTAGTTCATAATATTGGCGGCTGCTTTTAAGCCACCCATTTTCGCTGCTTGTGCGCCACCTTGACCCGCAAACTGTTTCTCCATGATATCGTTCAATTCCTGCAAGGCTGCGGGTTGAACTTCTTCAAGGTTAGCAATTCGCATCATTAAGTCTAAGCGAGTATTTTCAGGAAATTGACCAAAAATCTCTGCGGCCTGATCGGGTTCTAAATAAGACAATACAATGGTTTGGATCTGCGGATGCTCATTCTGGATGATTGTCGCCACTTGGCGCGCATCCATCCATTTGAGGGAGTCTAAGCCTTTAGCACCACTGCCCATGATGATTTGTTCAATTAAATTACCCGCTTTGTCTGCACCTAATGCTGCCGTTAGCGCCTTACGAACGAATTCTTCACTGTTAAAACCGATAGAGGAATATTTTTGAATATCATCAAGAAAAAGCTTATGCACACCAACCACTT is a genomic window of Shewanella putrefaciens containing:
- a CDS encoding flagellar hook-length control protein FliK, with the protein product MQQMTNILLPKAANNNASAGKASTPETRSEDFSAALASVNSVSSSTQKPSTSQERAIELTKSASSNDISQDEEDDVSLIFAQISMANEMKKTAAEGDKLPLLQEMDLDIGTSAVEAESCFSSELDKLAELLVDSSDTDESGVALIAEADATNLPDINLALPLSTPAMLDGAIASQNNGELPEQSVLVEESTVELVSQEAAKQQKQGIVDAQPIMGENDSIRSFSADKSSIAQQNAFTTGLKDTNSIDGTKKESFVSATTAALNTLGTAEDVATPKNIELDGSERLATNVQLKDAKLAVTLESSSPTAFNLDDEVASEFKPVSVTTSPTQPQVNRQDIPQIQLSLRQGVETPNQMQEMIQRFSPVMKQQLITMVSNGIQHAEIRLDPPELGHMTVKIQVHGDQTQVQFHVTQSQTRDMVEQAIPRLRELLQEQGMQLADSHVSQGEQEQGRDGGFGESNGSGSTNLDEFSAEELDLGLNQTTSLHSGIDYYA
- the fliH gene encoding flagellar assembly protein FliH, coding for MSSSNPSDNKLSDKIVSDSEIEFSHWNLPDVTEVEDESISNLFGYSGKHIKPVTVEAIAPPTMAEIEHIRAQAEEEGFSEGKTQGFNEGLEKGRLEGLAQGHQEGFTQGHEQGLETGLEEAKGLINRFESLLNQFEKPLQLLDGDIELSLMTLAMALAKSVIGHELKTHPEQILSALRLGIESLPIKEQAVTIRLHPDDVILVEKLYSAAQLARNQWQLEVDPSLSPGECIISSQRSLVDLSLPSRIDAVFESLRSQHAHLTQQQQQRQEALAAEDAARISHHNQDAAGSELMQTESDIDSLQTNGDQDAKPSTPAAE
- the fliL gene encoding flagellar basal body-associated protein FliL; amino-acid sequence: MANEESLELENTDTPKSKKKLFIFIGIGVLVALLIGGALWFFLGSSDESSSEAVEAVVETPSNDKLVASYVPMPRPFLFNLPGPDRARLVEIKVQLMVRGSDDEVLIQKHIPLIEDALLTTFSSSDVQKLSTQAGKDEARQLALLSVQNTLQSVTGRKVVEKVLFTGFVMQ
- the fliJ gene encoding flagellar export protein FliJ is translated as MANADPLLLVLNLALDAEEQASLLLKSAQLECQKRQHQLNALNNYRLDYMKQMQSQQGQAISASHYHQFHRFIRQIDDAIAQQNRVVADGEKQKEYRQHHWLEKQKKRKAVELLLANKAKKRDALELKREQKMTDEFASQQFYRRHK
- the fliI gene encoding flagellar protein export ATPase FliI, with the translated sequence MQNRQHQLLSKFHQYIDKVPPFRAVASGQLVRVVGLTLEASGCRAPVGSLCSIETMAGDLVAEVVGFDDELLYLMPIEELRGVLPGARVIPLGEQTGLKVGLSLLGRVLDGNGVPLDGLGALQTDQYAPRHNSAINPLSRRAITEPLDVGVRAINAMLTVGKGQRMGLFAGSGVGKSVLLGMMTRGTTADIIVVGLVGERGREVKEFIEEILGEKGRARSVVIAAPADTSPLMRLRACETSTRIAEYFRDLGYNVLLLMDSLTRYAQAQREIALVVGEPPATKGYPPSVFAKLPRLVERAGNGGPGQGSITAFYTVLTEGDDQQDPIADASRAILDGHIVLSRALADSGHYPAIDIEASISRVAPMVISNEHLEAMRRVKQTYSLYQQNRDLISIGAYAQGSDPRIDNAIRLQPAMNAFLRQTMRDAFSFADSQSMLAQLAAQCK
- the fliG gene encoding flagellar motor switch protein FliG, with product MAENKTKEAAEVSSFNVKDMSGIEKTAILLLSLSEADAASILKHLEPKQVQKVGMAMAAMEDFGQEKVVGVHKLFLDDIQKYSSIGFNSEEFVRKALTAALGADKAGNLIEQIIMGSGAKGLDSLKWMDARQVATIIQNEHPQIQTIVLSYLEPDQAAEIFGQFPENTRLDLMMRIANLEEVQPAALQELNDIMEKQFAGQGGAQAAKMGGLKAAANIMNYLDTGIESQLMETMRESDEEMAQQIQDLMFVFENLIDVDDRGIQILLREVQQDVLLKALKGTDDQLKEKLLGNMSKRAAELLRDDLEAMGPIRISEVEVAQKEILSIARRLSDSGEIMLGGGGGDEFL
- the fliM gene encoding flagellar motor switch protein FliM, with the translated sequence MSDLLSQDEIDALLHGVDDVDDDDDLDAASQDARSYDFSSQDRIVRGRMPTLEIVNERFARHLRISMFNMMRRAAEVSINGVQMLKFGEYVHTLFVPTSLNMVRFSPLKGTALITMEARLVFILVDNFFGGDGRFHAKIEGREFTPTERRIVQLLLKIIFEDYKDAWAPVMDVEFDYLDSEVNPAMANIVSPTEVVVINSFHIEVDGGGGDFHITMPYSMIEPIRELLDAGVQSDKQDTDMRWSQALHDEIMDVKVGFDACVVEHELTLKDVMNFKAGDIIPVELPEYIMMKIEDLPTYRCKMGRSRDNLALKIYEKIPRPETVKTELQLVTRKGKARDISEL
- the fliN gene encoding flagellar motor switch protein FliN, which encodes MSTEDTGDDWAAAMAEQALEEANAVALDELVDDSQPISKADAAKLDTILDIPVTISMEVGRSFISIRNLLQLNQGSVVELDRVAGEPLDVMVNGTLIAHGEVVVVNDKFGIRLTDVISQTERIKKLK